The sequence GGCGAGAGGCAAAGGATCGATAGAAGAATCCGAGGAGTACGACGATCAGCCCCACGACCGACGCCAGCGATCCTGCCCGCGAGCGGGTCATGAACATGGCGACCACGCAGATCAGCACCGCCGCCGCCGGCGGCAGCAGCTCGCTGTGCAGCACGGCACGCCAGTCTTGGAAATTCGCGCGACCGGGTTTTCTCCGCCGGAATTGCTCCGACAGGAAGACCAGCCAGACCACCGCACAGCATCCAAAATAGATCGCCGCCGTGTTGCGGTTGTAGAAGGTCGCGGTGAGCTCGGCGAGATAGGCGTCCTTATCGTAACCAAGAATCTTGGACGGATCGATCAGATAGGAGACGACGCCAAAAACCGCATAGAGCAGGCCGCTGCAGGCAAATGCCGCCATAATCGCCCGCGCGTACGCTTCCTTCGCGCCGAGCACGAATGCGCAACTCAGCGTCAGGATCGCGATCACAAACGGTCCCTGAGATAGGACCGGCTGATACCGCATCGCGGACGGGATCGGCTCCAATTCCGTCGACAGCAGCTTCGCCGTCTCGGCCCAGATTGGATTATCGAGCCAATCCGACGCAGGCGATGGCCACGTCTGTAGCAACAGGACAGCGGTCCAGCAGGCACAAAATGTCCACAGGACGAGAAGGACGACCGGGCGCCTTGGCCCCAATCGCTGAAAGGACGCGAGCATACCGGCGACCCCAAGCACGCCGACCCAAACCACTATGGACGGCAGTCCCACCGAGCCAAATGGCATCGGCGAGACTATGACCGTCATACAAAGCAAAGCTAGCGAAGCAAGACCGGACCAGCGCCGAAGGCTTCTGGCTAGATCCGTCACTGCCGTGAGTTGATTCTCAATATCTGCACGTTGTTCGCCGCGACGGTCGTATCGTTGGCGGTCGCGATGATCAGGCGCACATACTGCATCCACTTCGCCGAATCCACGGTCGCCGCATTCGCAGCGAACAAGACGTCCTTGTCGCGCATGTCGAACTTGGTCGCCAGGAAGAAACCGGCCGGATCTCTGAGGTCGACGTTGTAGATCACCGGCACGAGCGGCCCGACGAACTTCGAGCAGTCAACGCCCAGCCGCTCGGCCAATTCACGCGGCTCGCGCCGGTAGACGTAAACGCCTGTCGGCTCGGCTTGCGCGTCGAGCAGGCCACCTGCCTTGCCCAGTGCCTGCGCCATATTGATCTTCCACATATCGAACGTGAACTGGCCCTGCTGCCCTTGGGCACCGAATGCCAGGAAGACCTGCGGCTCGCGGTAGACATAGATCGTGTCGTTGGGATGGACCCAGACGTTGTTTGCGGGCTGATAGACCAGCGCACCGAACGGTACGGTCGCACGCTTGCCGTTGCGCTCAAGCGTCACCCAAGTCTCGTAGCCCTGCCCCTTAATGCCACCGGCCCGCGAAATCACGTCTAGGATATGCTCACCGGCTGCATTGGCCTGCAAGCGTTGCGGCGTGTTAACTTCGCCGAGCACGCTGATCAGCGACGTGTTCTGCGTGATCAGGGCGACCACGACCTGCGGCTCAATGGCGCGATTGCCGATCGCACGGACGATATCCTGCTGGATCTCGCCCGGCGTGCGGCCCGCGGCCTTCACGGCGCCGGCATAGGGCACGGTGATGTTGCCGGCCGAATCGACGTTCTGGTTCGGAAGCTGAACGAAGTTGCCAGGACGCACACCCGCTTCCGCAGGAATGAAGAGACCGCCTGCAGCAGCCTCGAAAATGGTAACCGACACAACGTCGCCAATGCCGAACTTGATTGACGCCGGCGGGCGGTTGTCCGGGAACGACCCCGCAATGGCGCCCGGACCGTACTCTTTGAGAATATC comes from Bradyrhizobium diazoefficiens and encodes:
- a CDS encoding polysaccharide biosynthesis/export family protein — its product is MPSSGPEDHVIKSEITRAGPDYGLVKLTAPVVDILKEYGPGAIAGSFPDNRPPASIKFGIGDVVSVTIFEAAAGGLFIPAEAGVRPGNFVQLPNQNVDSAGNITVPYAGAVKAAGRTPGEIQQDIVRAIGNRAIEPQVVVALITQNTSLISVLGEVNTPQRLQANAAGEHILDVISRAGGIKGQGYETWVTLERNGKRATVPFGALVYQPANNVWVHPNDTIYVYREPQVFLAFGAQGQQGQFTFDMWKINMAQALGKAGGLLDAQAEPTGVYVYRREPRELAERLGVDCSKFVGPLVPVIYNVDLRDPAGFFLATKFDMRDKDVLFAANAATVDSAKWMQYVRLIIATANDTTVAANNVQILRINSRQ